In one window of Prevotella sp. E13-17 DNA:
- a CDS encoding S41 family peptidase has product MLAGASAQMSASQAVTPLWLRDVVVSPDGRQVLFCYKGDIYKVSSNGGAAVQLTTQDSYECSPVWSADGKQIAFASDRHGNMDVFIMAADGGSAQRLTYNSVAEVPQAFSPDGQWVLFGAAIQDPAESVMFPDNTLPELYKVSVKGGRTLQVLATPAEMLSFAADGKSFYYQDRKGYEDEWRKHHTSSITRDVWFYDAKSGQHTNITAHAGEDRNPVASADGKTLFFLSERNGGSMNVYSYDLNGSMVNGQGLSPRAVTNFKTHPVRFLSVARGGLLCYTYNGEIYTQKTGEKPKKLTITITRDDEPVISDLTFTSGARQAVVSRDGKQVAFVARGEVFVTSTEYATTRRITQTAGAEADVDFAPDGRSIVYASERNGNWQLYTARIVRDEDLNFANATLLKEESVFSELPALKLEGKIDFSQVERHSPKYSPDGKKLAFIEDRIKLKVVDLKTMKVTQVTDGSKWYDQDGGFDFEWSPDGKWFVLSYIANKRDPYADQGIVSAEGGEIHPITQSGYMSGRPRWVMDGKAIMFESERYGMRSHASWGSQEDVFLAFLTQDAYDRYRLSPEDYALLKELEKAKPEKKEDASEKKVKGKKDDKKAETDSVKTLKIEFEGIEDRIVRLTPNSSRLGDAIVSKDGESLYYFSAFEGAPDLWKMDLRKHETKLLSKGGSGVLQMDKDGNLYSLGSSMKKIEKGDKITPIAYDAQMKLDLAAEREYLLRHVAKQINKKIFRTDYNGCNWELMVQNYARFLPHITNNYDFAELLSELLGELNVSHTGGRFRPAPKGDATAQLGLLYDLSEATDGIRITAVLEGGPFSRANSKVKAGDVLTAINGQPVSKDTDLAQLLNLCKGKKTLVSLKGHAGNWDEVVLPISQSEQSLLLYKRWIKSRAAEVDRLSNGRLGYVHIESMNDASFRDVYSDILGKFNLKEGIVIDTRHNGGGRLHEDIEILFSGHKYFTQVIRGREVCDMPSRRYNHPSIMLQAEGNYSNAHGTPWVYSHQKIGKLVGAPVPGTMSSVNWETLQDPTLIFGVPVIGYQLPDGTYLENTQLEPDVPVLNRPETVVKGVDLQLEAAVRELLKEL; this is encoded by the coding sequence ATGTTGGCAGGGGCATCGGCTCAGATGAGTGCCAGTCAGGCTGTTACCCCTCTTTGGTTAAGAGATGTGGTAGTTAGCCCCGACGGACGGCAAGTGTTGTTCTGCTATAAGGGTGATATATATAAGGTGTCTTCTAATGGCGGAGCAGCGGTGCAGTTGACAACACAAGACAGTTACGAATGTTCGCCCGTATGGAGTGCTGATGGAAAGCAGATCGCCTTTGCCAGCGACCGACATGGCAATATGGACGTATTTATAATGGCTGCTGATGGCGGCTCGGCTCAACGACTGACCTATAATAGCGTGGCTGAGGTGCCACAAGCATTCTCGCCCGATGGTCAGTGGGTGCTCTTTGGCGCTGCAATTCAGGATCCTGCTGAGAGTGTGATGTTTCCCGACAACACGTTGCCCGAGTTGTACAAGGTGTCGGTAAAAGGTGGGAGAACACTGCAGGTGCTGGCTACGCCAGCTGAGATGCTGAGCTTTGCTGCCGATGGTAAGAGCTTTTACTATCAGGATCGCAAGGGCTATGAGGACGAGTGGCGTAAACATCACACCTCATCGATTACGCGCGATGTCTGGTTCTACGACGCCAAGAGCGGTCAGCATACCAATATTACCGCTCATGCTGGCGAGGATCGCAATCCTGTGGCCAGTGCCGATGGAAAAACACTCTTCTTCTTGAGTGAACGCAATGGTGGTAGCATGAACGTGTATAGTTATGACTTGAATGGTTCGATGGTCAATGGTCAAGGCTTGTCTCCTCGCGCAGTCACCAACTTTAAGACACACCCTGTGCGCTTTTTGAGTGTTGCCAGAGGTGGTTTGTTGTGCTATACCTATAATGGTGAGATTTATACACAGAAGACAGGAGAAAAACCAAAGAAACTGACTATCACAATAACGCGTGATGATGAGCCCGTCATTTCTGATCTGACATTCACAAGCGGTGCTCGACAGGCGGTGGTGAGCCGCGATGGCAAACAAGTGGCTTTCGTGGCCCGTGGCGAGGTGTTCGTGACCAGTACAGAATATGCGACTACTCGTCGCATCACTCAGACTGCAGGTGCAGAAGCAGACGTGGACTTCGCACCTGATGGTCGTAGCATCGTGTATGCCTCAGAACGCAATGGTAATTGGCAACTCTATACGGCTCGCATCGTTAGAGACGAAGATCTGAATTTTGCCAATGCGACACTGCTCAAGGAGGAAAGTGTGTTTTCTGAATTGCCTGCACTGAAATTGGAGGGTAAGATTGACTTTTCACAGGTGGAGCGTCATAGTCCAAAATATAGTCCTGATGGGAAGAAACTGGCTTTTATCGAAGATCGTATCAAACTGAAAGTGGTGGATCTGAAAACAATGAAAGTGACACAGGTCACCGATGGAAGCAAATGGTATGATCAGGACGGTGGGTTCGACTTCGAATGGAGTCCCGATGGCAAGTGGTTTGTGCTGAGCTATATCGCCAATAAACGCGATCCTTATGCAGATCAAGGTATTGTGAGTGCTGAAGGTGGTGAGATACATCCCATCACACAGAGTGGCTATATGAGTGGCCGCCCCCGTTGGGTGATGGACGGCAAGGCTATCATGTTTGAGAGTGAGCGCTACGGTATGCGCAGTCATGCCTCGTGGGGCAGTCAGGAGGACGTGTTCCTGGCGTTCCTTACACAAGATGCCTACGACCGCTATCGCCTGTCGCCCGAAGACTATGCACTGTTGAAAGAACTGGAGAAGGCTAAGCCTGAGAAGAAGGAAGACGCCTCTGAAAAGAAAGTAAAGGGCAAGAAGGACGACAAGAAGGCTGAGACCGACTCTGTCAAGACGTTGAAAATTGAGTTTGAGGGCATTGAAGACCGCATCGTGCGACTGACACCTAACAGCAGTCGTCTGGGCGATGCCATCGTGAGTAAGGATGGTGAGAGCCTCTATTACTTTTCTGCTTTCGAGGGCGCGCCAGACCTTTGGAAGATGGATTTGCGCAAACATGAAACTAAGTTGCTGAGCAAGGGGGGAAGTGGTGTGCTGCAGATGGATAAGGATGGTAACCTCTATTCGCTGGGTAGCAGCATGAAGAAGATAGAGAAGGGCGACAAGATTACTCCTATCGCCTATGATGCGCAGATGAAACTGGATCTGGCTGCTGAACGTGAATACTTGTTGCGCCATGTGGCTAAACAGATTAATAAGAAGATTTTCCGTACCGACTATAATGGTTGCAACTGGGAGTTGATGGTGCAGAACTATGCCCGTTTCCTGCCGCATATTACTAATAACTATGACTTCGCTGAACTGCTGAGTGAACTGCTGGGTGAGTTGAACGTGAGTCATACGGGCGGTCGATTCCGTCCTGCACCCAAGGGTGATGCTACGGCACAGTTGGGACTTCTTTACGACCTGTCTGAAGCTACCGATGGAATCAGGATTACAGCAGTGCTTGAGGGTGGCCCCTTCAGCAGGGCTAATAGCAAGGTGAAGGCAGGCGACGTGCTGACTGCTATCAATGGACAACCTGTTAGCAAGGATACCGACCTGGCGCAGTTGCTGAACCTGTGTAAAGGTAAGAAAACACTGGTCAGTCTTAAAGGCCATGCTGGCAATTGGGACGAGGTAGTGTTGCCTATCAGTCAGTCGGAACAGTCGCTGCTGCTCTATAAGCGATGGATCAAGAGTCGGGCTGCTGAAGTGGATCGCTTGTCAAACGGTCGTCTTGGATATGTTCATATAGAAAGCATGAACGATGCCAGCTTCCGCGATGTTTATTCAGACATCTTGGGTAAGTTCAACCTGAAAGAGGGTATCGTTATTGATACTCGCCATAATGGTGGTGGACGTCTGCACGAGGATATTGAAATCTTGTTCTCGGGGCATAAATACTTCACGCAAGTCATCAGGGGTAGGGAGGTGTGCGACATGCCTAGTCGTCGTTACAACCACCCAAGTATCATGCTGCAAGCCGAGGGCAATTATAGCAATGCGCATGGCACTCCTTGGGTGTATAGCCATCAGAAGATAGGTAAGCTGGTCGGAGCGCCAGTGCCTGGCACGATGAGTTCGGTGAACTGGGAGACGTTGCAAGACCCCACATTGATATTCGGTGTTCCCGTTATCGGCTATCAGTTGCCCGATGGTACCTATCTGGAGAATACACAGCTGGAGCCCGACGTGCCCGTACTGAACCGTCCTGAGACTGTAGTCAAGGGCGTTGACCTGCAGTTAGAGGCCGCTGTTCGCGAGCTGCTGAAGGAGCTGTAA
- a CDS encoding 3'-5' exoribonuclease domain-containing protein: MLRDFIAIDFETANQQPSSVCSVGIVMVRGGQVADTFYSLIQPEPNYYHYWCQRVHGITQDETNAAPIFPIVWQQLEQRIHNVYFSDQTRHNLHYQIATLPFVAHNARFDEGCLKAAFKVYQMDYPDYRFYDTLAASRRQFGHSLPNHQLHTVAAACGYDLRNHHHALADAEACAAIALNLL, encoded by the coding sequence ATGCTTCGAGACTTTATTGCCATCGATTTTGAGACTGCCAACCAACAGCCTTCCAGTGTCTGCTCAGTAGGCATTGTCATGGTGCGTGGCGGACAAGTGGCAGATACCTTCTACAGCCTCATCCAGCCCGAACCAAACTATTACCACTACTGGTGCCAGCGGGTGCACGGCATCACGCAAGACGAAACCAATGCAGCTCCCATATTCCCGATAGTATGGCAACAACTTGAGCAACGCATCCACAACGTCTATTTCTCTGACCAGACACGCCACAACCTACACTACCAAATAGCCACCCTACCCTTCGTGGCCCATAACGCCCGCTTTGATGAAGGGTGTCTAAAGGCAGCTTTTAAGGTCTATCAAATGGACTATCCCGATTATCGATTCTACGACACGCTCGCAGCATCACGTCGCCAGTTCGGCCATTCATTGCCAAACCATCAACTCCACACTGTGGCAGCTGCCTGCGGCTACGACCTTCGAAATCACCACCATGCACTCGCTGATGCTGAGGCCTGTGCTGCAATAGCGCTGAATTTATTATAA
- a CDS encoding FKBP-type peptidyl-prolyl cis-trans isomerase, with protein MAKRAYIQANKEWLEAKAKEDGVKALPKGIYYKVLSEGNQESTQPTVRSIVTAHYTGRTIDGREFDSSRGGVPLACRLCDLIEGWIITMQQMHIGDKWEVYIPAEMGYGKFSQPGIPGGSTLIFEIELIAIA; from the coding sequence CAAGCCAATAAAGAGTGGCTGGAAGCAAAAGCGAAAGAGGACGGGGTGAAAGCACTGCCCAAAGGCATTTATTACAAGGTGCTTAGCGAGGGAAATCAAGAGAGCACCCAACCGACGGTCAGAAGTATCGTTACTGCCCACTACACTGGGCGTACCATTGATGGTAGGGAGTTCGACAGCAGTCGGGGTGGTGTGCCATTGGCTTGCCGGTTGTGCGATCTTATTGAAGGATGGATTATTACTATGCAACAGATGCATATAGGCGATAAGTGGGAAGTGTATATTCCTGCAGAGATGGGCTATGGAAAATTCTCTCAACCAGGCATTCCTGGAGGTTCAACGCTCATCTTTGAAATTGAGCTAATAGCTATAGCATGA